DNA sequence from the Schlegelella aquatica genome:
CATCGTCGGCTCCACCGACGCGGCAGCGGTGTTTTCGCTGCTCAAGTCGTCCGGGGTGTCGCTGAACGAACGGGTGGCAGCCACGCTGGAGATCGAGTCCGGCATGAACGACCCCATGGCCGTCTACCTCACCTTGGCGATGATCGCCTGGGTGAAGGCAAGCCTCGGGGGCGAGGACCTGGGCCTGACGGGCCTGCTCGCCCTGATGGTGCAGCAGTTCGGCTGGGGCGCCGTGGTCGGGCTCGGAGGGGGTTTCGCCCTCTCGTGGCTGTTGCCTCGTCTGGCCGCGCGCACCGAGCTTCGGGCCGGGCCGCTGGCGCTGCTGCTCGTCTCGGCCGGACTGGCCGTGTTCTCCGCCAGCGGCTGGCTGGGCGGGTCGGGCTTCCTGGCGGTGTACCTGTTCGGCCTCGTCGTCGGCAACCGCAGCGCGGCGTTGGTGCGAGATGCGCTGTGGGCCATGGACGGCTACGCGTGGCTCTCGCAGGCCGCGATGTTCCTGCTGCTGGGCCTTCTGGTCACGCCCTCTCAGATGCTGCAGACGTTGTGGCCGGCGCTCGGGGTGTCGGTGGTGCTGATGGTGGTGGCGCGGCCCGTGGCGGTGTGGCTGTGCCTCGCGCCGTTCCGGTTCCGTGCCCGCGAGGTGTGGTTCGTGTCCTGGGTGGGTCTGCGAGGCGCGGTGCCCATCGTGCTCGCGGTGTTCCCGGTGATGGCGGGGGTGCCCGGCGCGGCGCTCTTCTTCAACGTCGCCTTCGTCGTCGTGCTGACCTCGTTGCTGCTGCAAGGCACCACCATCGCCTATGCCGCGCGCAAACTGCACGTGGCGTTGCCGGGTAAAGGCGAGGAACGGCTGGCGCGCGCCGTCTACGGCGACTTCGTGCTCGATGCCCGGATGCCCGTGGGCGAGGTCTGTGCGTTCTACGGGCTGCCGGCGCCCGAGCGCGGGCACGAGCCGCTCGGCCGTTGGCTGGCGCAAGAGCTGGGGCGCCCGCCCGTGGTCGGCGACATGTTGGTGCTGGGGCCCGCCCATCTCAGCGTGCGAGAGATGAACGGCCCGGACATCCGAGCCGTGGGTCTGCGCTTCCTCCAGCCCCTCGCCGACAGCGGCGACTGAAGGGCCGGCGGGGGGCTAGCGGCGCTCGTACTGCTTGGCGCCGAACAGGATCTCGCGTTCCTTGTCGCCGGTGAGCGGTTTGCGCCGGTCGGTCAACACCTCCACGCCGCGCTGTACGGCCGGGCGCGCCGCGATCTCGTCGAACCAGCCCTTGAGGTGCGGGTAATCGTTCCAGTCGACGCCCTGGTTCTTCCACGAGCGCAGCCAGGGGAAGATGGCGATGTCCGCGATCGTGTACTCGGGCCCCGCGATGTACGTGCTCTTGGCCAGCCGCTTGTCCATCACCGCATAGAGCCGCTTGGCCTCGTTGGTGTAGCGCTCGATCGCGTAGTCGATCTTCTGCGGCGCGTAGATGCGGAAGTGGTGCGCCTGCCCCAGCATCGGGCCCACGCCGCCCATCTGGAACATGAGCCATTGCAGCGTCTCGAACTTGCCGCGGTCGGAGGCAGGCAGGAACTTGCCCGTCTTGGCGGCGAGGTACACCAGGATGGCACCGGACTCGAACAACGAGATCGGCTGCCCGTCCGGCCCCACCGGGTCCACGATGGCGGGAATCTTGTTGTTCGGACTGATCTCGAGGAACTTCGGGTCGAACTGCTCGCCAGCCCCGATGTCCACGGGGATCACCTTGTAGGGCAGTCCGCACTCCTCCAGCATGATGTGGACCTTGTGGCCGTTGGGCGTGGCCCAGGAATAGACTTCGATCATTGTTCCCTCCGGGTGGCATGGGTAGGCCGCAATCTAGCAGGCTGCGTGCGGGCTTGCAGGCGGCCCCCTTCGGCCCTCGGGACGGCCGCCCCCGGCAAAAGAAAAAGCCCGCCGAGGCGGGCTGGGTGTGCGGCGCACCGTCTGGCTCTTCACTGCGCGTAGCGTCCCAGTTCCATCTTGGCGATCGAGTTGCGGTGCACCTCGTCCGGCCCGTCGGCCAGCCGCAGCGTGCGAGCGCCGGCATAGTAGTTGGCCAGCGGGAAGTCGTCGCACACGCCCGCGCCGCCGTGGGCCTGGATCGCCCAGTCGATGACCTTGCAGGCCATCGAAGGTGCGACGACCTTGATCATCGCGATCTCGGCCTTGGCCGCCTTGTTGCCGGCCACATCCATCATCCATGCGGCTTTGAGGGTCAGCAAGCGGGCCTGCTCGATCAGGCACCGCGCCTCCGCGATGCGCTCTTGCGTCACCGTCTGCGCGGCGATGGGTTTGCCGAACGCCACGCGTGTGCTCACCCGCTTGCACATCAACTCGAGCGAGCGCTCCGCCAGCCCGATCAGGCGCATGCAGTGATGAATGCGGCCGGGGCCCAGGCGCCCCTGGGCGATTTCGAACCCGCGGCCTTCGCCGAGCAGCATGTTGCTCGCCGGCACCCGCACGTTCTCGAACAACACCTCCATGTGGCCGTGCGGGGCGTCGTCGTAGCCGAAGACGTTCAGCGGGCGCAGGATCTTCACGCCCGGTGCGTCGGCGGGCACCAGAATCATCGACTGCTGCTGGTGCTTCGGCGCGCCGGGGTCCGTCTTGCCCATGAAGATCATGATCTTGCAACGCGGGTCACCGGCACCCGAGGTCCACCACTTGCGGCCGTTGATGACGTAGCCGTCACCGTCGCGCTCGATGCGCGCGCAGATGTTGGTCGCGTCGGACGAGGCCACCTCGGGCTCCGTCATCGCGAAGGCACTGCGGATCTTGCCTGCCAGAAGCGGCTCCAGCCACTGCTTCTTCTGCTCGGGCGTGCCGTAGCGCACCAGCACTTCCATGTTGCCGGTATCGGGAGCCGAGCAGTTGAAGACCTCGCTCGCCCACGGCACGCGGCCCATGATCTCGGCCAGCGGCGCGTACTCCTGGTTGGTCAGCCCCGCGCCGTATTCGCTTTCCGGCAGGAACAGGTTCCACAGCCCTGCGGCCTGGGCCTTGGGCTTGAGTTCCTCGATCAGCTGCAGGGGCGTCCAGCGCTTGCCGGCGCGAGTGTTGGCCTCGATCTCGGCCCAGTAGCGGCCTTCGTTCGGGTAGATGTGTTCGTCCATGAAGGCGCGCAGCTTGGCCTGCAGCTCCTTCGTGCGCGGGGAGTAGTCGAAGTCCATGGGGGATCTCCGTGAGGGGGGAAAGGTCGCGGTCGTCTCAGACCTGCTGGGCGTACTTCCAGGCCAGCTCAGCCATCGGGCGGGCACCAGCGGCGGCCTGTCGCGCCTGCTCGCTGGAGGCCGTGCCGTCCACCACACGTTTGGCGATGCCTTGCAGGATGCCGGCGATGCGGAACATGTTGTAGGCGAGGTAGAAGTTCCAGTCGGCCATCACCGCGGCCGGGTCGCCCCGGCCCGTGCGCTGGCAATAGCGGCGCACGTACTCGCGCTCATCGGGGATGCCGAGCGCCGCCAGGTCGAGGCCGCCGATGCCGCGGAACGCGCCCGGGGGGATGTGCCAGGACATGCAGTGGTAGCTGAAGTCGGCCAGCGGATGGCCGAGCGTGGAGAGCTCCCAGTCCAGCACCGCCAGCACGCGCGGCTCGCTGCGGTGGAAGATCAGGTTGTCGAGCCGGTAGTCCCCGTGGACGATCGACACCTGGCTCTCGTCGCGTGCGCTCGCCGGGATGTGCGCAGGCAGCCACTCGATGAGGCGATCCATCGCCTCGATGGGGTCGGTGATGGACGCCTGATACTGCCTGGTCCAGCGCGCGATCTGCCGCTCGAAGTAGTTGCCCGGTTTGCCGTAATCAGCCAGCCCGCGCGCACGGAAGTCGACCGAGTGCAGCGCCGCGATGACGCGGTTCATCTCATCGTAGATCGCATCGCGCTCGGCGGGCGTCATGCCGGGCAGCGACTGGTCCCACAGCACGCGGCCTTCGACGAACTCCATCACGTAGAAGGCACGCCCGATGATGGACTCGTCCTCACACAGCAGGTGCATCTGCGCCACGGGCACCGGCGTGCCGTGCAGCGCCTGCATGACGCGAAACTCCCGCTCGATGGCGTGCGCCGAAGGCAGCAGCTTGGCCACCGGGCCCGGCTTGGCCCGCATCACGTAGCTGCGCGAGGGCGTATTGAGCTTGTACGTGGGGTTGGACTGCCCCCCCTTGAACTGCTCCACCGTCAACGGGCCTTGGAAGCCCGCGAGGTGCTGCGTGAGGTACTGTTCGAGCCGCGCGATGTCGAATGCATGCTGCGCGGCCACGGGCCGAGTCCCGGTATAGGCATCCATCAGTGTGCTCCCCCTGGGGTGCTGTGGCGCACGTTCTGCCCGCGGGGCGCCCGTGTGCCGTGCGATCGGCGCAAGCCGGCCGTGCCTGCCCGAGAGGCCTCGCTCAGACGCCTTCCGCGATCGCCATCAATCTCGACTTCGACAGCACGACGAGACGGGTGGGCTCGATGCGCACCGCACCTTCGCGCTCGAAGGCCTTCAGCTCCTGGTTGACACGTTGCCGGGAGGCGCCCAGCAACTGCGCCAGGTCCTCCTGCGCCAGTTGCAGCCCGATGCGGATCTCTTCGCCCTGCGGCACGCCGTAGCTGCGCGCCAACAGCAGCAACTGCTTGGCCAATCTGGCGGCCAGCGGCAGGGTGTTGAGGTCCTCGATCAGATTGAACATCAGTCGCAGACGACGGCAGTTGAGCCGCAACAAGGCGTCGTACAGCTCCGTGTGTTGCTGCAGCAACTCCTTGAAGTCGGGCTTGCGCACGACGAGCAGCGTGGTGTCGCCATGCGCGTTCGCATCGTGCGTGCGAGGCAGGCCATCGAACAGCGCGATATCGCCGAACCACGTACCCGGCTCCACATACGTGAGGGTGATCTGCTTGCCCGACAGCGATACCGAGCTCACCCGCACCGCGCCCTTGGCCACGCCGATCCACTCGTCGGCGGGTTGCCCCCGAGACGAGAGCAGCGCGCCGTCCGGCACCCGACGTACCGTCGCTCGCGAGAGGATCGCAAACCGCAGCGATGGCGACAACTTGGAGAACCACGGGCCGGACTCGATGGCATTGCGTTCGGCGATTGTAAGAACGGGGGTGTTCATGCTTTGTCGCTGACGTGACAGGGGCGGCAGTTGAGGAAGATTATGTTCCCCTGGAGGACGCGCGGTTTCGCCCCGGGGGGCAATGCCCCCCATGGAACGGGGGGTCGCCGGCCTCGCCCACATGACGAGAGGAGACGACGATGACATCGACATTGCAGATTCCCAGCCGCCGGGGGCAGGTGAGCGAGGAGGAGTGGAAGGTCCGCGTCGACCTGGCCGCGGCCTACCGCCTGGTCGCGGCCTTCCGGTGGGACGATCTGGTTTTCACGCACATCACGGCGCGCGTGCCGGGCACACAGGATCAGTTCCTGATCAACCCATATGGATTGCTGTTCGACGAGATCACTGCGTCCAGCCTCGTGAAGATCGATGTGCAGGGCAACAAGCTCGACGACAGCCCCTATCCCGTCAACCCGGCCGGGTTCACGATCCACAGCGCGATCCATGCGGCCCGGCACGATGCGCAATGCGTGCTGCATACGCACACGCTGAACGGGGTGGCGGTCTCGGCCCAGAAGCAGGGGGTGCTGCCGCTGTCGCAGCAGTCGATCTTCGTCCTGTCCAGCCTGGCCTACCACGACTACGAAGGCGTCGCCCTGCGCGAGGACGAGAAGGCCCGCCTCGTGCGCGATCTGGGCGACAAGAACTTCCTCATGCTGCGCAACCACGGCCTGCTCACGCTGGGCCCCTCGGTGGCAGAAGCCTTCCTGGCGATGTACCTGTTCGAGTCCGTGTGCGCGATCCAGGTGAGGGCGATGGCCGGCGGCGGCGAGCTGGTGCACGTGGACCCGGCGATCGTCTGCACGGCGCAGGAGCAGGCGCGGCAGGTGACGCGCGGGCAGGGCGGCGGGGCGCTGACGTGGCCGGGCTTGCTGCGCCGGCTCGATCGGATCGATCCCGGCTTCCGCGAGTGACCACGGCGAGTGAGGGGGGCGAGGCGCTGAGGGCCTCGCCGTGTTCACGTCTTGGGCGAAGAGCCCTCCAGCCGCAGGTACTGCGCCAGCAGCTTCTCCATCGTGGTGTAGCGCTCCCGCTCGTGCAGCCACTGCGTGGGCGCGAGATTGACGGCACGCACGACGCAGTCGCGCCGGCCTACGTCCACCACGTTGATGCAAGCGGGGGCCTGTTCCATGCGCCCCAGGAAGCAGCGCTGCCCCGCCAGCAGGTACGACAGCAGTGCCCGGTTCACGCCGCCATGCAGCACCAGCAGCATCTGCTTCCAGCCGTCGTCGGTCAGCAGTTCCTGAAAGGGGGGCAGCACGCGGTCCAGCATCTCGCCCACCGACTCCCCGCCGAGGAATCGGGCCGACTCGTCCACGAAGCCCTGGAACACCCCGAGGAACGCATCCTTCAGAGCCTCGCGCGGGATGTCCGAGAGCCGCCCGGGGCGGATCTCCTGGAGTCGCTCGTCGGTGTGGATGGGCACTTGCAGGCCCGCGGCCTCGAGCACGCGCTGCGCGGTCTCCACCGTTCGAGGCAGGCCGCTCGTGACGACGCGATCGAAGCGCACCCCTACCGCCGCAAACAACTCGCCCGCGGCTGCGGCCTGCTCGCGCCCGGTGTCGTTGAGGGGGACCGTCTCGGGCGGCACCGGCGTGCCATCGGGCAGGAAGTAGTCCACCGAGCCGTGGCGCATCAGGTAGATGCGGCGGCGCTTGGGTTGCCAGTCGTGCAAGTTCATGGGAGACATCGGAGGAGAGGCGCGCACATCGCTCGCCCGCCTTGGGGGTTGTAGACCGCTTCAGCGATATCGCGGCTCGCGCTTCTCGAAGAACGCGTC
Encoded proteins:
- a CDS encoding potassium/proton antiporter, translated to MDFINIPLFSAGALVFLSVLSGLVSARVGFSFLLVFLVGGMLAGEDGPGGLRFDDFVLSFWVANVSLAVILLDGGLRTAYPTFRTGLKPATGLATAGVVLSAGITGMAGMWLLDLQWPMALLLGAIVGSTDAAAVFSLLKSSGVSLNERVAATLEIESGMNDPMAVYLTLAMIAWVKASLGGEDLGLTGLLALMVQQFGWGAVVGLGGGFALSWLLPRLAARTELRAGPLALLLVSAGLAVFSASGWLGGSGFLAVYLFGLVVGNRSAALVRDALWAMDGYAWLSQAAMFLLLGLLVTPSQMLQTLWPALGVSVVLMVVARPVAVWLCLAPFRFRAREVWFVSWVGLRGAVPIVLAVFPVMAGVPGAALFFNVAFVVVLTSLLLQGTTIAYAARKLHVALPGKGEERLARAVYGDFVLDARMPVGEVCAFYGLPAPERGHEPLGRWLAQELGRPPVVGDMLVLGPAHLSVREMNGPDIRAVGLRFLQPLADSGD
- a CDS encoding phosphotransferase; the protein is MDAYTGTRPVAAQHAFDIARLEQYLTQHLAGFQGPLTVEQFKGGQSNPTYKLNTPSRSYVMRAKPGPVAKLLPSAHAIEREFRVMQALHGTPVPVAQMHLLCEDESIIGRAFYVMEFVEGRVLWDQSLPGMTPAERDAIYDEMNRVIAALHSVDFRARGLADYGKPGNYFERQIARWTRQYQASITDPIEAMDRLIEWLPAHIPASARDESQVSIVHGDYRLDNLIFHRSEPRVLAVLDWELSTLGHPLADFSYHCMSWHIPPGAFRGIGGLDLAALGIPDEREYVRRYCQRTGRGDPAAVMADWNFYLAYNMFRIAGILQGIAKRVVDGTASSEQARQAAAGARPMAELAWKYAQQV
- a CDS encoding histidine phosphatase family protein, whose product is MNLHDWQPKRRRIYLMRHGSVDYFLPDGTPVPPETVPLNDTGREQAAAAGELFAAVGVRFDRVVTSGLPRTVETAQRVLEAAGLQVPIHTDERLQEIRPGRLSDIPREALKDAFLGVFQGFVDESARFLGGESVGEMLDRVLPPFQELLTDDGWKQMLLVLHGGVNRALLSYLLAGQRCFLGRMEQAPACINVVDVGRRDCVVRAVNLAPTQWLHERERYTTMEKLLAQYLRLEGSSPKT
- a CDS encoding class II aldolase/adducin family protein, translating into MTSTLQIPSRRGQVSEEEWKVRVDLAAAYRLVAAFRWDDLVFTHITARVPGTQDQFLINPYGLLFDEITASSLVKIDVQGNKLDDSPYPVNPAGFTIHSAIHAARHDAQCVLHTHTLNGVAVSAQKQGVLPLSQQSIFVLSSLAYHDYEGVALREDEKARLVRDLGDKNFLMLRNHGLLTLGPSVAEAFLAMYLFESVCAIQVRAMAGGGELVHVDPAIVCTAQEQARQVTRGQGGGALTWPGLLRRLDRIDPGFRE
- a CDS encoding glutathione binding-like protein, with the translated sequence MIEVYSWATPNGHKVHIMLEECGLPYKVIPVDIGAGEQFDPKFLEISPNNKIPAIVDPVGPDGQPISLFESGAILVYLAAKTGKFLPASDRGKFETLQWLMFQMGGVGPMLGQAHHFRIYAPQKIDYAIERYTNEAKRLYAVMDKRLAKSTYIAGPEYTIADIAIFPWLRSWKNQGVDWNDYPHLKGWFDEIAARPAVQRGVEVLTDRRKPLTGDKEREILFGAKQYERR
- a CDS encoding acyl-CoA dehydrogenase family protein is translated as MDFDYSPRTKELQAKLRAFMDEHIYPNEGRYWAEIEANTRAGKRWTPLQLIEELKPKAQAAGLWNLFLPESEYGAGLTNQEYAPLAEIMGRVPWASEVFNCSAPDTGNMEVLVRYGTPEQKKQWLEPLLAGKIRSAFAMTEPEVASSDATNICARIERDGDGYVINGRKWWTSGAGDPRCKIMIFMGKTDPGAPKHQQQSMILVPADAPGVKILRPLNVFGYDDAPHGHMEVLFENVRVPASNMLLGEGRGFEIAQGRLGPGRIHHCMRLIGLAERSLELMCKRVSTRVAFGKPIAAQTVTQERIAEARCLIEQARLLTLKAAWMMDVAGNKAAKAEIAMIKVVAPSMACKVIDWAIQAHGGAGVCDDFPLANYYAGARTLRLADGPDEVHRNSIAKMELGRYAQ
- a CDS encoding Crp/Fnr family transcriptional regulator codes for the protein MNTPVLTIAERNAIESGPWFSKLSPSLRFAILSRATVRRVPDGALLSSRGQPADEWIGVAKGAVRVSSVSLSGKQITLTYVEPGTWFGDIALFDGLPRTHDANAHGDTTLLVVRKPDFKELLQQHTELYDALLRLNCRRLRLMFNLIEDLNTLPLAARLAKQLLLLARSYGVPQGEEIRIGLQLAQEDLAQLLGASRQRVNQELKAFEREGAVRIEPTRLVVLSKSRLMAIAEGV